From Pongo pygmaeus isolate AG05252 chromosome 2, NHGRI_mPonPyg2-v2.0_pri, whole genome shotgun sequence, a single genomic window includes:
- the LOC129034258 gene encoding musculoskeletal embryonic nuclear protein 1 isoform X3, translated as MSQAGAQEAPIKKKRPPVKEEDLKGARGNLTKNQEIKSKTYQVMRECEQAGSAAPSVFSRTRTGTETVFEKPRAGPAKSVFG; from the exons ATGTCCCAG GCTGGTGCTCAGGAAGCGCCTATCAAGAAGAAGCGCCCCCCTGTGAAGGAGGAGGACCTGAAGGGGGCCCGAGGAAACCTGACCAAGAACCAGGAAATCAAGTCCAAGACCTACCAGGTCATGCGAGAGTGTG AGCAAGCTggctcggccgccccgtcagtGTTCAGCCGCACCCGCACAGGCACCGAGACTGTCTTTGAGAAGCCCAGAGCCGGACCCGCCAAGAGTGTCTTCGGCTGA